The Gorilla gorilla gorilla isolate KB3781 chromosome 11, NHGRI_mGorGor1-v2.1_pri, whole genome shotgun sequence genome contains the following window.
ACCGCGGGTCCCGGGCCCCGGCGAAGCCCCAGAGCAGCCAGAGGAGGCTCCGAGGGGGCGGGACCGGGGAGGGGGCGGATCCGGAGGGCTCGGGCCCCGCGGGCGGGCCCGCTCCCTCCCCGCAGAGCAGAGCCAGCGGCCCGAGCCGAATCCCCGGAGCCGCGCCTCGATTCCCCTCCAGCAGCTGCTCTGGGCTGCGCAGGGTTCTTGCGCTCGGCACTGGAGTCTCAGCCGCGGCCGCAGCTGTCCGACGTGTCACTGCAAGGGCCCCGCCCCCGGGGTGGGGTCTCGGGCTCTCGCTACcggagagggaggagaagggggaggttAAAGGGGAAGGACCCCCGGAAGTGCCCCCTCCTCAGTGCGGGAGAGGGAGACGCCGGGGGCGGAGTCCCCTGCCTCCCGCGGCGTGGTTGGTGCGTCCCAGGTGACGTCAGAAGCAGCCCGCCCCTGCCTGGATGGTGCGCCCTGAGTGACGTCAGGAGCAGAGGCCGGAGCTGTCCATCAGCACCAAAGGCCGCGGGCGGGCTCAGGGCATGGGGCCGCGGTTCTGGGGCGGCCCGAGCCCCGGCTCCTGCGCCTTCCCCTTCCTCAGGCCCAGCCCGAGTTCCCGGGCGCCGCGGGACTGGAGTGCCAGCCGGTGTTGGACGTGGAGCGGCGCCGCCACCGCGCCGACACCATTCTCTCCGGCCCAGCAGCCCCCTTCCTCGCACGACGGACTTTCCCTGGACCCCAGTCAGTTGGAGCCTCTGGCGCCCCGCAACCCCGGCCCCTCGGGCCTCTGCACAGCCTCTTTCACTCAGAAGCTCAGGTCGCCTCCAGCCCAGGTAAATCTTGGACAATCCCATATTGAGCCGCCCACAGATGAATCTCTTGGCTGCCTCCTTCTCACTGGCAGCACGCTCCCTTCATCCCCCCTGACTCCCGTCCCTCTTTTAACTTCATCCCAGCCTCCAATAGCTAGGCACTTTTGTTTCCCTTTGTCTTTGCTCCCCACTCCAGAGATGCTTCCAGAGCTGCACAAATGTGGATACCACTCCTTTGTCCACTGTCCTTGCTGAGTTCTCCCaatccctctcccacccccatcctGATGGGGACCCAGGACTCCTCCGTGACCCCAACTTTCCCTCTGTCAGGTTAACTTGGGAGGGTGACTCCCTTCTATTCCCAGCACTATGCCGGGGACTGTGGCAACACTGCGGTTCCAGCTGCTGCCCCCGGAGCCAGATGATGCCTTCTGGGGTGCACCTTGTGAACAGCCCCTGGAGCGCAGGTACCAGGCACTGCCGGCCCTCGTCTGCATCATGTGCTGTTTGTTTGGAGTCGTCTACTGCTTCTTCGGTGAGATCCCCATCTCATCCCTCACCTGGGCTCCCCAGTGTTTCCCCGAGTTCTTTTTCTGGGCCCCCAAGTCTTCTCTGAATCCCTCTACCATCATGAataattcttccttttctttcatcccACACATTTATAGATTGTCTAGACTCTAGATTATAGGAAAAACAGGTTTTTGGATTAGGCACACCTGAGTGTGAATTTACTTAGCTTTGCAGTTACTAATTGTGATGTCTTGGGCACATTAatctgtctgagcctcagttttctcatctgaacaaTGATCACAATATTTGTCTCATGTAGTGTTGTAAGAattagtaagcattcaataaatagtagctattGTGGTGAGGATGTGTTTGGGTAACTGTGCTAGGTAGCCACTGAAAACACTTAGCAGGGTTATTACACATGGTCCCTTACCACAGGGCATATTGTCTGACACGGAGGAGACTCCCTGGAGCATTTACACCTGGGATACATATTAGAGTGGGCTGGATGGTGGTCACACACATCCATCCAGCCTACAAGGCAGACTCTGGTAATCAGAGCTGCTGTGAATACTTGTACAGGACGGGTACTAAATAAGGGAGCTCAGCTGAGTGGGCAAGTGGGGGCTAAAGTCCAGCTCATGCTCTACCTGACAAACTCTGGGCCTTGGCACAAAGCTGCTTTGCCTAGAGAAAGGCACACCTTTTTCTAATATGCATAAAGGTGCCAGATGGGCTAGTGGCCCAGTATAATGGGAGTAAGTGACCAGTGGCTTTGCAGCAAGAGTTACAGAACTTCAGAGAGGAGAGTGAGCTCTATGGGCTGGGGGCCCAAGGAAAGCCTCCAGGAGAATTGTAGGTGAGTGGGACCAGTGGGGGCAAATGAGTCTTGGGGGCTGGGGTTCCAGGTTGGGCAGAGGTAGTGCAAGACTTGtgttctgcagcctccccctGCAATGGGTGGGTAGACAGGGTTGGGAGCCAGATGGTCCCTCCCATTCCTCCCCCAAACTCTGGGCTGAACAACTGAAGAGTAGGCAGGAGGAAGTGCCCCCCGCAAGGGTTCAGGACACGTTCTGGGCCTCCAAGGATTCTGTATCACCTCACCCCCTCCATATCTGTACCCACTCCCTCTGCATGTTGCTCAATGCAGCCTCATATTCCCTCTCCTGGGCTTCCTGACATCCTACCCCTCTTGGATGTCACTACTCCCAGGCTCATGGACTCTGAGCCCTTGTCCACGCCCTACTCCTCTCTGATCACGAGCCTCCTGGACTCTCATACTTCCCCCCACTCCTGGAAGTGACTCTACTCTGTTATCTTTCTTTTTGGCTCTCCCTGACTCCTTGACCCCCATCTCTGATTTCCATCTTTCCAACTATTCAGAATCTCCACTTCCCTCACCCTTTCAAGTATCTCTAATGGGCTAATGGCCCTATAACCTCCTTATTTCTGAAACTCCACAAACACTGTTTCCTTCTCTTTGATTCTGTGTGACCTCATGTAAGCCTTagtgacctccacctcccctcACCTCCAGTTATGTCATTACCTTCCATCCCTCTGACCCCCTCTATTACTCCTAGTTTTGATCCCTGGTTACTCCTCTCTAATTCCCATAACCTCATTATCCGATCACCCCTCCCCATACTGTGATCCCAGTAATTCCTTGTTTTGGTCTCAGTGTTCCTCTCTCTTGGAAATCGTTTTATACTCTCGATGATTCTATTTCTGTCAATCTCCCTAACCTACAAATACCTCATTTTCTGGGACAACTCCCCAGTAATGCTGCTACTCTGTCCTCTTTGTAACCTTTCAGTGGTGCCATATCTCTGAAGCCCTGTGACCCCCAAAGACTCATCTTTCTGAACCTGTGTGACCCTCACctctcaagtttcttttttttttttttttgagacaagagtctcgctctgtcacccaggctggaatgcaatggtgcgatcttggtgcactgcaacctctgcctcctgggttcaagcgattctcctgcctcagcctcctgagtagctgggattacaggtgcgtgccaccatgcctggctaattttttgtatttttagtagagacggggtttcaccacgttggtcaggctggtctcaaactcctgacctcatgattcacccgccttggcctcccatagtgctgccaccacgcccggcccttcgAGGCGGGGGGTATTATGATTTCCAAATACCTCATCTCTGTGAGCAATCCCTTCTCAAAGACCCCAATGACTCTTTTGCTGATCCCCTTGGGACCCCAGTGACTTATCTCTCTGACTCCTATGATCCGAAAGACACCAATGCACGAATTCACTCTTGACTCAAAAGATTTATCCTAACTCCTGTGATCCTCAAATACATCAACCCTCATGATCTCAATGGTTATGTTTGCCTTCCCATTGACCACCAACAGCCATCTCTCTAACCTCCCCTGACCTCAATGGCCCCATCACTGATGCCCTCATGACTCCAGTGACCCTCAATTCTCTGATCTTAGTGTCTTTGTCTCTGGTTCCCCTGGGCTCCCATGTCCTTGACCCCTTGGACCTGCTCCCTCCAGCCTGGTGCCCTCATCTTGGCCCCTCACTAGCCCCTGTTCCCCTCCAGGTTACCGCTGCTTCAAGGCAGTGCTCTTCCTCACTGGGTTGCTGTTTGGCTCGGTGGTCATCTTCCTCCTCTGCTACCGAGAGCGGGTGCTAGAGACACAGCTGAGTGCTGGGGCGAGCGCGGGCATCGCTCTGGGCATCGGGCTGCTCTGCGGGCTGGTGGCCATGCTAGTGCGCAGCGTGGGCCTCTTCCTGGTGGGGCTGCTGCTCGGCCTGCTGCTCGCAGCTGCTGCCCTGCTGGGTTCCGCACCCTACTACCAGCCAGGCTCCGTGTGGGGTCCACTGGGGCTGTTGCTGGGGGGCGGCCTGCTCTGTGCCCTGCTCACTCTGCGCTGGCCCCGCCCACTCACCACCCTGGCCACCGCCGTGACTGGTGCTGCGCTGATCGCCACTGCTGCTGACTACTTCGCCGAGCTGCTACTGCTGGGGCGCTACGTGGTGGAGCGACTCCGGGCTGCTCCTGTGCCCCCACTCTGCTGGCGAAGCTGGGCCCTGCTGGCACTCTGGCCCCTGCTCAGCCTGATGGGCGTTCTGGTGCAGTGGAGGGTGACAGCTGAGGGGGACTCCCACACGGAAGGTAAGGGGGCACAGGCCAAGGTGGACATGAGAGGAGTGGGTGGCCAGGGATGGGTTGGGGGCCGAGTGACTGGGGAGTGGGGGACAGCAGCAGAAGGCCTCGATGGCGGTAGAGAGCTGACTTGCTCAGGGTCTGGGAGGATAGCACCCAGGTGCCATCATTCATTCCACAACAACATATGGAGTGCTGGCTCCGCACCAACCCCATTCCAGGCACCAGGGATACAGCAGAGataacacagacaaggttcctgtCCTTATGGATTCAAGGCAGGCAGGAGATAGATAACAGAGATGCAAACAAACAACATGATTCCAGTTGTGTAGAGTGATATGACAGAGACATTGTGCAGGATAATGGTGAAAGAGTGACCTATGGAAGCTACTAGAGttagggtggtcagggaaggctgctTGAAGGAGGTGATATGTAAGCAGGCACTTGAAGGCTAAGGGGCCAGCCATGCAAAGAGCTAGAGAAGAGGGAACAGCAAGGGCGAGGGCCCTGAGAAGGAATGAGCTCAGCTTGCTTGAGGAAGTGGGGCAGGAGTATGGGAGGTGAGGTGTGGGAGCCAGTGATTGCGTGGACCCTCTGGGTCGTAAGAAGCACTCCACATTTTATTAGAAGGGCAATGAGACTTTAAACCACTGGAGGGTTTAAAGTAGGGGAGGATAGAATCTAATTTAGCTTTTGGGATGCTCATTCTGCTGCCGAGTGTGGAAAGCATTGGAGGGAGCAAGTGTAGGGGGAAACCAGTGAAGCAGCAGCTGTGATTGTCCAGTGGAAAGATGATGATGGCTGGCCTAGGTGATTGGGAGAGGGATGACAGCCTGGAAGGGGGTACCTGGAAGCCTAGGAATCTTCCATAAAGACCTATGGAAGAAAAGAACAACAGCGGGAAGTCCCCTCTGAGAGGTAGGAGACCAGGAAAGGAAGTGACAGGGTGGAAGTAAGGGGTTATGGACAAGAGGAATCTGGAAGCCTAGAGCCACAGGTGGGATGAGAGAGGGAGGGCTCAAGGGAAATAAGGCACACCGTCCTCTGAGCTCCTTCTCTACCCATCCCACCACAGTGGTCATCAGCCGGCAGCGCCGACGCGTGCAACTGATGCGGATTCGGCAGCAGGAAGATCGCAAGGAGAAAAGGCGGAAAAAGAGACCTCCTCGGGCTCCCCTCAGAGGTCCCCGGGCTCCTCCCAGGCCTGGGCCACCAGACCCTGCTTATCGGCGCAGGCCAGTGCCCATCAAACGCTTCAATGGAGACGTCCTCTCCCCGGTGAGCTCCCTGAGCCCATCCAGCCAGAATGAGAAGGAAGTGTGGAAACTCTGTCCAAACAGGACTGGGCTTTCCCCACGGGCTGGTTGCTATCTAGAAGGCCTGTTTGTCCATGGACTGTTTGTCCATGCATCGGAGCCCATGCACCAGGGGCTTGGCGGGTCCAGCTGGTGGGGGAATTGGGGGAAAGGTTCCTGAGTATGGGTTTTAAGTGGGATATGGTATGTGGTGGGGTCTCAGGGCTGTGGACTCTGGGTCTACGGCAGTCTATAGAAGTGTCAGGCTTGTGGGAATTCAGGAAGAGGTGGCTTTTAGGGCAGGATTCTGCGGTGGGACTCACACCTATGTTTGCTCCCCCACAGAGCTATATCCAGAGCTTCCGAGACCGGCAGACCGGGAGCTCCCTGAGCTCCTTCATGGCCTCACCCACAGATGCGGACTATGAGTATGGGTCCCGGGGACCTCTGACAGCCTGCTCAGGCCCCCCGGTGCGGGTATAGCCGTATCTGCCTGTCTAGACTCTGCAGTCACCAGCTCTGCCAGCTCGAGGAGGCCTGCTAGGCTGCCACTCAGCCTCCTGGCTTTGGCTGTCCCTCTCCCCAGCCTGGAGAGGGCTGGCCTGGTCACTAGAAGGGAGGATTGTCTCAGGCGAGTCTTGGCCTGAGAGGAAAGCCCCCTTCCAAGCTCCCAAGAGGCTCCTGAGGAACTCGGGGTGTGAACCCCATTGGGGTGTGCTCAGGGTTGTGAGTGTGTTGcccgtgtgtctgtgtgtgtgtgggtggggggggTGGGTGGGCTTGGAGGGGACGCTGGGACCCTTGCCTTAGATTTCTGACTGGTAGGGTTTCTCCAGGCTCAGCCCCACCTCCTCACCCCCTGCCAGGGTCCCATGGGCCACCTCCTGCATGTCTCCGCGGAGGGGCTACCTTCCTTCCCATCGCCCTGCCTCGCAGCCAGACTCATCTAAGGGTTCTTGTCCTTGTCTATGGGGCAAACTGTAGCATCCCTCACCCTGGTCCCCTGGCCTCTGCAAAGCCACCAGCCTGAGGGCAGTGgcaggagatgggggtgggggggggtgctGCTCTGGGCTGGGTTGGGAAGGGAGTTGGGGAGGGGTTTAAATGCACGGTGCATGTCTGGTGTCTGTCATGCCAACCTGGACACCTCATGCTtctgtctcccccaccccactctgttttacttttttataaatgTGCCAAACTGTGTGGCCTCTGCCAGGAATGGTGGTCTTTGGTGGCTGGCACTTTCATGGGCCAGGTACAAGCACTACAGCCCTCGGTCCCCAGTGTCGCTCACTGCACAGGGGCTCCAGGCAAGGTCTGCCCTCCCACATCACTCAGAGAGGCAAGGAAATGAGCTGTAGCACTTTTATTGTTTCCTGACACCTCTGGTTTCCTTGTCTCTCTACCCCTGCCCAGGGTAAGGGCAAACGCCTTCCAAGCTGTCCAAGGGCACCCGCCTGGCCTGGTTAGCTCCTCCTAGTTACCTGCAGAGGAATGACTCCACatggggctggggagagaggggGTACCACCTTCCTCTCCCCTGGCAGAGCCTGGACACCAGTACACAGAGCTGGGCCCCCAGGCTCTGCCCTACCCTTTCTGGGCCTCGGTCAGGGCTGTCTTGGCGGCAGGAAGGTGGGGGTCAGCTAGGGGTGGGGCACAGCGCAGCACCTGAAGGGAATGCTGGGATTTGGGATAGAAGTTGGGATGTCTCTTATGgcgaagaggaaagaaagaggctTCTGCCAAGGCTGACATGGAACTTGCTGAGATGGGCAGAGGCAAGCTGggcagagggcaggagggaggagggacaggCTGGAGGAAGGCAGTGTTGGTGAAGTGGGGAGGAAAGGAACTGGTAGAAACAGGGCTGTTCAAGAGAGACAAACATGGTCCagtggcaggagagaggagaagcCTGGCAAGAAGGGGCGTAGAAAGGTGGGAACAGCTGACCAGGAGCAGCTGATCTGAGCCAAGCAGTTCCAGGGCTTTCCAGCCCTGGGTGTGCtctacccctcccctcccccatccccacctcctaCGTATCCCAGGACCCGTTGCCACCCCAAGTCCTGGAAAGCCTCCCATAGGTGTGGCTTAACCCATCAGCTCCCAGGCGCCCTCACCCTCCTGCCGCTGCCCAGTTGGCTTTACTCACCCTCTACCAGCAGCCGTGTGTGGGTGCTGTCCCGGCCGGCCTGGCAGCAGTAAGTGCCTTGGTCCTCAGGTCGAACGTCATGGATGACCAGGCTGTGGGTGGGGCCGTGGCTGCGCATCTCATACTTATCTCCCGGGCACAGCTCGGCCCCCTCCCGCAGCCAGCACACGTGGCCCCCCGAGCGGGACACAGTCACCTCCAGCACCGCCCGGCGGCCCACCAGAACGGTCTTCTCGCGAGGCGGGTGGCGGCACATCTGGAGAGGCAATGCTGGGGATAGGGGGCGGGGGCTTAAGTTAATAGGGACACGCATGGCCCCCAGGAGGAGAGATGCATCTTCCCTCCCTGAAGTCTCCACTCCTGGCCTTAGCCCTCTATGCCACCAGTCCGTTCCCTTGCACCTCAGACCCAAAGTCTCCTCTTGCCGGGGAAACGCGCTGCCCTCTGTGACCCGGCCCAGGAGAGCCCCtcgggaggaagggaagagagagaggcagcGTTCTTGGGGCCAGCCCCAAGTCCGTCAGTCCCATGGCAGGAGAGACAGGATGTACTCTCTCTGTCGCTCCCACCCCAGGTGCTTACCCTCCACTTCCAGTAGAGCCAGGGACTGGGCGGGCCCCGCCTGGAAGCGGACTTCACCGGCGTCCTCGGCGCGCAGCTCGCTAAGCACCAGAATGTGTTTCTTCCCTGGGGGTGAGGGGGTCGCTAGCGAGGCCGGAGCCACCTCTGAGGAGCGTTGGGGACGAAGGTGGGGGCGCAGCAGGCCCCTGGGTCGGTTCGGACGCCGTTAGTGTATGCTAGGGTGGGCGGAACAGGGATGCGGAGCGGGAAGCCTAGCGGTCCGGGACtaggggctgggggcgggggaaAGACCGGGGACGAGGCTCACAGGGCCGTGGGGCGGGGCCCGTCCGAGCCAGGGGCGGGGCTTGTCCCGGTGGGGCGGGATCTGTTCGAGCCTGGGCGGGGCAGCGAGGGGCCCGAAAGGGTAACCAGGCGGGCAGACCTTCCTGTCGGATGCGGACGCGGGCTCCGGGTCTCAGCGGGCGGCCTCCGAGCTCCCAGCGGCCCGTGGTCTCGACCTCCGACACGGTGCACTCGAACGTAGCGCCGTCGCCTTCGCGGGTGCTCACCGACCGCAGCTCGGAGAGTACCGCCACAGTACGCTCTGGGGCGGAGCCCGGGGCGTGAGCGGGGCGGGGCAGAGGGCAGTTACCGGTCACGCCCCCTCCACGCCCCCTTTCTAGAAGCACGCGCGGTCAGCAGAGTCCGGGGAAGACAGCTCCGCAAGTCTCGCGCCCAAAGCAGTGCCCAGCCTCCGCATCACCCCGTACCCACCGCGCACGGTCAGGCGGACTGGTCCGGCGCGGGCCGTCCCCACCGCGCAGCTGTAGGTCCCGGCGTCCGAGGGGCCACAGCGTCGCAGCTGGAGAAGGCGGCGCGTGCCGAGGGCCTGGAGCCGGAGCCGCGGGCTAGGCGTGAGCGCGCTCCCGTCCTAGGGGCGGGAGTTGCAGAGGGTCGGGGCGAGCCCGGCTGGGCACAGGCGACCCCGGCCCTGGCAGGCGGCGCACCCTTTGTTGATGCCAAGCGGTCTCGAGGCGCGTTTATGCGTGTCTCGTGTTCCCAGGCTGGGGTTGGACTGTCCCCAAGCCTTTGGGGCCATGCCAGGAGCCTCTTTGAAAAAGCGTCACCCTTTGGGGACCTTAGGGCCGCCAAGGTGCTCGGGAAGCCCAGAGCCAGGTATCGATCACAGGGGACATGGGCACGGATTCTGGAGTTAGGCAAACCTGGATTCGAATATGGGCTCTACCTGTTGTCTGCCCTTGGGTAGGTAATTTTTCCCACTGAGCATCAGTTTCCTGATAGGTATTACAGTGACAAGACCTACCTCCTAGAGTTGTCCTTGGAGTAAGGGATTAAATATAATGCAAatcttagcacagtgccaggcacatccGCTCAAGGAATATTAGCTGTTTCTGTCTGGGGCATTATTATCGTTGGTGTTACACTGAAGTGGGCTTGGCTGGGGCTGGGATCTGACCTTCTCCCAGGTAACATCAGCCAAAGCTTGGGAAAGCTCGCACTCGAACGTAGCTGTGTCGCCCTCGGTCACCTCTAGGTCCTGTGGCCCCCGCACGATGGTCACTGGGACctctgggggtgggagagggaggacAGTGCAGAGGGAGCAGGATGGGGACCCATCTTGCAGGGACAAGGAGGACATACACTTGGGCACAACGGGCAGTAGAGGACACTAGCGAGTGGGGTTCGAGCTGGGACAAGTGGTCCAAGAAGGATCTGtcaatggtgggggtgggggtgggggtaggtggGCAGGGCCACAGGGCCAATGGGTTAGGAGTGGCCAACTGGGAGTCACACTTTAAGGTGGTCAGTGGGGGAGAAGCTGGGGGCCAGAGAGCAATAGGGAAACAAGCAGAGATGCCAGTGGAGTGGTCAGTGGGAACATCCTGGGACTGGAAGTAAAAATGGGGGACACTCAAGCAGATTTGCTAGTGATGTCGCCCTTAGGCAGTCAGTGGATTCAAGGGACTGGAGTGGTCACGGGGCCCACACTTAGTTGGGCAGAGGGAGCCACGGCAGACAGTGTAGCCAGTAGGGTCACAGTTAGAGTGGTCAGTGGGGTGGTGTGCAGGCGGGCAGACAGCAGTGACCACAATGGCAAAGGCATGCTCATGGTAGCAGAGTCAGTGGTTGGCTGAGCCTTGGGCAGTCAGGGGCCACACTCAGGCAGAGGACTCTGGGGCCACACAGGGCCTATGAGTCAGGGGGATCACACTCTGGCAGGGATGTCAATGAGGGCCACACTGAGACAGGCATGGTCAGTGGGGGTCACACGAGTTGGGGGTCAGTATTCATGCCTGGGGTAAGTAGGGCCACACAGGTCAGCAGGCAGGCTGTGGTCCTGGAGGCCACACCTCTCACGATGAGTCTGGCTGCGCAGCGCAGGGAATCCGCCGTGAAGGAGACACAGCCTGAGTCGGCCAGGCCCAGGCCATTGAGTACCAGTTGGTGACGGTGGCCATCCGAGTGGATGTGACACTTGGGTCCTGGATACAGCCGTACTCCACCCCGGGCCCACTCCCCGGTCACACCTTCCTGGGACAGCTCCAGCTGGAAGGTGGCACTGCCCCCCTCACTGATGGTCACGTCCTCCAGAGGCCGCAGCACCCTCAGCTGCCTCGCTGGCcaggggagatggagagagggaggatgAGGCCTCCAGCTCtgggcaggggttgcagtggaTCCTCATCCCTTGGCCCTGCCTACACCCCTGAACACCCAACCTAAGGTCCTGACCAAAAAAAGTTTGGAACCAGGGTGCAGGAAGAAAGGGGCACAGTGGACAGATTTGGCGGGGGGAGGGCTGTATCAGGGTTAGGAGATGAGGGCACAGGAAGGGGGAGAAGTGTGGTTAGGGGGTCGTGGAGTCTGGGTGAGGGGTGCTGTGACACTTGAAGGAGCACGGAATTTGGAGTCAGACACACTAGGAATGGAACCTCGCTCTACCACATAGTTTGTGTGCTATGTGATCTTTGGCAAATGGCGtgacctctctgggccccagttGCCCCAGCTGTACAAGGTGAATAACATTGGGACACAGGTTTATTGTGATGATTTCTTGAATGAAATAAGTTAGAAGAGATGTGTCACCAATGACAACCATTCACCAAGCTCTGTGTAAGAATTTTCATGTTATCTCAGTTAATGTTCCCAGAGACACTTGAGACGGGGATCaaccccatttttaaaatttgagacaaggtcttgctgttacccaggctggaatgccgtgacatgatcatagctcactatagcctcaaactcctgggttcaagcaatccttctgcctcagcctccc
Protein-coding sequences here:
- the TMEM198 gene encoding transmembrane protein 198 — encoded protein: MPGTVATLRFQLLPPEPDDAFWGAPCEQPLERRYQALPALVCIMCCLFGVVYCFFGYRCFKAVLFLTGLLFGSVVIFLLCYRERVLETQLSAGASAGIALGIGLLCGLVAMLVRSVGLFLVGLLLGLLLAAAALLGSAPYYQPGSVWGPLGLLLGGGLLCALLTLRWPRPLTTLATAVTGAALIATAADYFAELLLLGRYVVERLRAAPVPPLCWRSWALLALWPLLSLMGVLVQWRVTAEGDSHTEVVISRQRRRVQLMRIRQQEDRKEKRRKKRPPRAPLRGPRAPPRPGPPDPAYRRRPVPIKRFNGDVLSPSYIQSFRDRQTGSSLSSFMASPTDADYEYGSRGPLTACSGPPVRV